GCGTTAAGTAAGGAGATGAGTGCGACCGTATTAATATTATTGGAATAGATCAGTCTCTTGTTCTCAATTGGTGGAATAATAAAATTAGAAATAATAATGTCGAAAGGTGACTCTTTTAAAGAATCAATTGATAGTTCTAATTCACTCCAAACCTCCAGTTCAAAATTGTTGCTGCAATAATAAGAAAGAGTCTCTGCTACTGATTTTGCATGATACTGATCAAAATTACTCATGACTAAAACCTTTAATTTAGGTTGATTTTGTAAAAGATTTAACACTAAGTGTTTGCTATGGGTAATAAAAGTATAGCTCAAGTGATTGACTTTCATTGAATTGTAATCCATATCCAAAGCCTCTAGATAATGTTCAATCCCTTCTTTCACCTCTGAAACAAAGCGAGGGAAAATATTTTGAAAGTTCTTGATTGTATTGCCTTTTTGATCAAATAGGATAAACTCTGTCGATAATTCCTGCCGATGCAGATGTGCCGTATTATGCAGATGCCAGATCAGATTGTCCTTATTGTCTACCTGGAGATTATACTCTCTTGATACCTGATCTACTAGATCTCCCAATAACTGATACGATTTTTTTACATAGCTGTCTGTTTTTGCATGGTTCAGAAATACTTCTTCATCTATGAAAAACATTTTTTGAAAATAGGATACAAACAGTTGACCGATCACTTCTTTATTCAGAGAGATATGATATTCAGAGTCAAAGCTCGCTACAATCTCGTCAATTCCTTCTGCCTGCATGAAAGATTCCAACAATTGGTTGTTAAAAGAATTTTTCTCAACTTCCAAGAAATGACCAAACTTTATTCGGTATAAATTCGTAACAAGGAGCAACTTTAACATTCGTTGAGTTGCGAAATTGACTGGAAAGGCAGTTTCTTTATAGACCAGTGCCAACAACTTACACAAAGGTTCTACTGAAAAATCTTCAAATGGCCATTGAAGAAAATAATATTTCTCTGAAAAATACTGGGCAAAAAAGTAACGGATATCGATTTCATTTCCAGTGATTCGAACTGGATTGAGGCTAATTTCAAAACGATATTGTTTCTTAATAATTTTATTAATGTGACTGATGATACGGTAAAACGAGGATGAACTGATATAAAACTCTTTACAAATACTCTTAGCATCACATCCTTCATTAAAGAAGACAAATTCTAAAATTGAAAAGTGAGTTGAATGTTTAAAAAAATGGTGATAAACCATCTCAATATCACTATCATCGGTGTTAATGATACGGATGCCATTTGTTGAGGAATGAAACAGCAAGTCAGGAAAAGAAGATCTGACTTGAGACAAGTCATCTTTTACAGAACGTTCTGTACAGTGCAATAATTCTGCTAGTTCCGAAATATGAAACCAGCGTTTATTTTCAAATAGTAATTCTAACAATTCTAATTGTCTATGACTTTTTTTCGATAATAAATCTCTCATGTATAACTTTTCTTTCTTTATAATAAACTAAATGATTGTCTTTCAATCTTCATGCAATTATACCACACAGAGTGCATTTATCCTCTTACAACGACTTTTGCTTGTTATAAAAAGACTAGTCTAATCCCTTAGAAACTCAGAAGCATCAAGCTTTTCTTATTTATCTGTATCTAGAGTACGTGTTTACAGTACGGTTTTCAAGACGAACTATTATGTTTCCAAGTTGAGATAGT
The sequence above is a segment of the Streptococcus oralis ATCC 35037 genome. Coding sequences within it:
- a CDS encoding M protein trans-acting positive regulator PRD domain-containing protein; the protein is MRDLLSKKSHRQLELLELLFENKRWFHISELAELLHCTERSVKDDLSQVRSSFPDLLFHSSTNGIRIINTDDSDIEMVYHHFFKHSTHFSILEFVFFNEGCDAKSICKEFYISSSSFYRIISHINKIIKKQYRFEISLNPVRITGNEIDIRYFFAQYFSEKYYFLQWPFEDFSVEPLCKLLALVYKETAFPVNFATQRMLKLLLVTNLYRIKFGHFLEVEKNSFNNQLLESFMQAEGIDEIVASFDSEYHISLNKEVIGQLFVSYFQKMFFIDEEVFLNHAKTDSYVKKSYQLLGDLVDQVSREYNLQVDNKDNLIWHLHNTAHLHRQELSTEFILFDQKGNTIKNFQNIFPRFVSEVKEGIEHYLEALDMDYNSMKVNHLSYTFITHSKHLVLNLLQNQPKLKVLVMSNFDQYHAKSVAETLSYYCSNNFELEVWSELELSIDSLKESPFDIIISNFIIPPIENKRLIYSNNINTVALISLLNAMMFIRLDE